The DNA region TCGAAAGCGGCAGGCGCTAGTTCTAAAGGCTGAATGCACAATGTTCTTTCCTTGAAAAGTAGGGGCTGTGAATTGTAAGCTACGTTGACATTACAACAAGGCCGTTTCTTTATCCATGTGTTGGCTGACATTTTTGACTTTTTAGTTGCTAGAGAGAGAGGTGTGGACCTCGAGACTGACATCAACCCTCAACCCTCGTACTACAAGCAAGCGTTCGCAAAGCGCCATACGGTAGTTgtttctgactgtgacactGAATATCATTAGCACTGCTAAGCTGTACGAATTCCGAAGCCTCACTAAATTCTCTAGTTAGCCGAAAGTGATCGACGCTGAGGAGAAACAGGGCATTCCTGACGTACGACAACCAGGCCCAACCCTCTTGTTGCCATGGGCATCTGTCTATGGGCGGATATGCCAGGGGAAGATGGTCGCTGTCTATGTTCGGAAAGATGAGACGTTCACAAAATACCCAGTGCAAACGCGTTTTCCGAGTTTATTGTTGCCACGGAACCACGGAGAACAGTCGAAGACCTATTGACTTTACATGAGCTTTACAAGCTGGCTTAAAGCGTAGCAAGAAGCAATACATAATGAATACTATTTCCTCGCTAACTCTGAGAACCCTTCGACCCAGACCTTCACTGTCGGTTAGGCGGTTTTTTGGAGACGCTCCAGTGGAATTACGTCATTCCGATGCGAGCGCTAAAATTGTTTCCCGTCGAGGCTGGCAAGCTTACGTGCAGAAATATCCGAGAAAAAtcgaagcgaaaaagaaggtagAAGACAAGACTGAATGGCCCAAATCCGTTCGGTATTCGACCTACGCTGCCTCTGCAGTTCTGGTTCCTTATTTCGCCGTATGGTTTGTTGCTTCGAATCGCAGAGCCCGAGAAGCAGTCTTTCCGCTGCTTTCCGATGGCCTGCGTGAAAAACTGCGGAATTACTTCGGGATGGAAGATTTGGATGCGCTATCGTACACTGAAATTGTGGAAGAGAAGAGGACAGTTCCGCGCCGCCTTGATCAAGAATTGTCTGAGAAGGAACGACTACAACAATCTCAAATCGAATCCATTTTGCTGAGCGATGTCGCTATTCGATTACAAACGGTTGAAGATGACAATGTTACTGTACATGCTGACGATACGTATCGAAGAATTCCGGCTTCAACACCCGGAAATGTATCTACTCTTCTACATGTGCTGGGAGACTCAGCTAATTCAACATCCTCAAATGTTTCCGTTGCGGTAGATTTTCCACAGGATAAAACGGCGGACACAATCGGAGACGAATTTTTAGAGAATagcttcgacaaagtcgaaTCACCGAAAGATCCTCTTTTATCTACGATTCACACCTATTCATTATGGCACTATCAACCGTCTGCTGCTTCACGATCAACACAACAGACGTCCAGCAGCGCCGGAATCTCCAGTGATGACGTGAATCGATCGTGGCTAGTACAACAAGTTGATCTCCTAGAACGAGAGCTCCGCGGCGCCAGCACCAGACCCGTTGACGATATCTTGGAAGAACTCAACCAGGCAAAGTCGGAGCTTCGAGCACTGCGTTGGAAACGCTTCCTACCATGGCGAAGCTAGATAGACATAACGAGATAGCTTTATTGCAGAAGAAATGGGTCGTCTATTTTGTGGGCCTAGAGCCTCCCCCAACGGCGACCATTTTATCTTGGTACTCACCTTCGCTCCGAAAGTCGGGTCCTAAAGTCCAAGCCAAATCTTCTTGAACAATCGTTCGACCGTTATTCAGAGCAATATCCGTTACTCGTTCTAGTCGATAAGGAACCCCTCTTTGGTTCCCGTAAATAAAGCGCATCGTGTCTGGGTCGAAGCCGCGATCGTGAATCCAAAGTTCGTCTGGCCACAAACTGAGCTGATCTTTGATGAGTATTTTCTGACCCGGCATCATCTGGCTTTCTACCAAGGCTTCTCCGTGCACCATAACGGCATGCAGCCCGTTGGGGCCCTCGTCGAGTGCATAGTCGTGTTGGACAGGGTCAAGTACCCATGACCATCGCACGTCGCATTTTGGAAGGAGCTGAACGCGGCCCTTGACACCAAACTCTTCAAAAAACAGCGGCCATGATGATGGATCTGGGCAACGCCGTAGCCGCCTTTCTAGCTCTGGATGGAGTGTATGAAGCACTGTGTCGATGGTGCTTTCGTCGACAGGAATTAGGTCGTAGAAGCGAAAGCGAAAGATAGCTCCAGGGACACCATCAAAGTAAAAGGCTGCCAACCGCGCCGTTTCCGAGACCGGAACAAGACTGCAATGTATGTGCTCATGCCCACCTCCCTCTCGGGGTAAAAGTCCCTTTTTGCGGTCATGGATCACTTGATTATAGTTGTCAAAGTCTCCTTGAAAGCGGTCCaacaaagctttccaaacTGAAGCGTCTAAATTGCCGACGTGGTCTGAAGCGCTATTTGTATTACTAGCAAACTCAACGAATGAATTCCTTCTCGCCCTAGGATAAGCCCACAACTCGGTAAAGCTCTTTGACCATTCAATCATTATTAGAATGGTGGCAAGTCCCACAATCCTCGCTGGCGCAGAGGTAGACGCTGCCATGGTCAGGTATGTTCGAATTTGTCTGCAGTGTCAGAGATCCTTTTTTTCTGATATCTcgtactgacagtgaatgaaagaGGTCGGAAGTAGTTACTGTCATTTGGatgcttcacagtcagcgtaCTTGCTTCAAATTTTAATATTTAACTTTaaatttttgaaatttcTGACAGTAAGTCtcgcattcactgtcacaaaTGGACGAAAACTGCGGAGCAGAAAAAGCTGCGGCAGAACTCGGAAGCCAGCTGGATATAGATTCGACCATGGCAAACGGACGAATCAGCACCGCAGCGTTGGCCTTGTTTGCTTTCTCAATCCGCTCCACAAGATCCTTTT from Phaeodactylum tricornutum CCAP 1055/1 chromosome 18, whole genome shotgun sequence includes:
- a CDS encoding predicted protein, which produces MNTISSLTLRTLRPRPSLSVRRFFGDAPVELRHSDASAKIVSRRGWQAYVQKYPRKIEAKKKVEDKTEWPKSVRYSTYAASAVLVPYFAVWFVASNRRAREAVFPLLSDGLREKLRNYFGMEDLDALSYTEIVEEKRTVPRRLDQELSEKERLQQSQIESILLSDVAIRLQTVEDDNVTVHADDTYRRIPASTPGNVSTLLHVLGDSANSTSSNVSVAVDFPQDKTADTIGDEFLENSFDKVESPKDPLLSTIHTYSLWHYQPSAASRSTQQTSSSAGISSDDVNRSWLVQQVDLLERELRGASTRPVDDILEELNQAKSELRALRWKRFLPWRS
- a CDS encoding predicted protein, whose amino-acid sequence is MAASTSAPARIVGLATILIMIEWSKSFTELWAYPRARRNSFVEFASNTNSASDHVGNLDASVWKALLDRFQGDFDNYNQVIHDRKKGLLPREGGGHEHIHCSLVPVSETARLAAFYFDGVPGAIFRFRFYDLIPVDESTIDTVLHTLHPELERRLRRCPDPSSWPLFFEEFGVKGRVQLLPKCDVRWSWVLDPVQHDYALDEGPNGLHAVMVHGEALVESQMMPGQKILIKDQLSLWPDELWIHDRGFDPDTMRFIYGNQRGVPYRLERVTDIALNNGRTIVQEDLAWTLGPDFRSEGEYQDKMVAVGGGSRPTK